One Pseudomonas abieticivorans genomic region harbors:
- a CDS encoding LysE family translocator: protein MPFDTWLLYLLTCCGIAVVPGPNALLVLTHGALHGSRKTLFTISGGVLGFAIVLAFCALGLGALIQASATGFTVLKVAGGLYLIWLGFGLWRAAPVSLETVGTARFRPWSLFRQGLVSAISNPKALLLFTAFIPPFLDPHRSIVAQTAAIALTYAVVEFIVEYAVASAAHKVRPWLARTGRRFNKVCGGFFVLFGLALPMHT from the coding sequence ATGCCCTTTGACACCTGGTTGCTTTACCTGCTGACCTGCTGCGGCATTGCGGTAGTGCCAGGGCCTAATGCGTTATTGGTGCTGACCCACGGCGCCCTTCATGGCAGTCGCAAAACGCTGTTCACCATTTCCGGCGGCGTGCTCGGCTTTGCCATCGTGCTTGCGTTTTGCGCGTTGGGATTGGGCGCATTGATCCAGGCATCGGCCACCGGGTTCACGGTATTGAAGGTTGCTGGCGGGCTGTACTTGATCTGGTTGGGCTTCGGGCTGTGGCGGGCCGCCCCTGTCAGTCTCGAAACGGTCGGCACTGCACGCTTTCGACCGTGGTCACTGTTTCGCCAAGGGCTGGTGTCGGCCATTTCAAATCCCAAGGCGCTGCTGCTGTTTACCGCGTTTATCCCACCCTTCCTGGACCCGCACAGGAGCATCGTCGCGCAGACAGCCGCCATCGCGCTGACCTACGCAGTGGTGGAGTTCATCGTTGAGTATGCGGTGGCCAGCGCAGCGCACAAGGTCAGACCTTGGTTGGCGCGCACAGGACGGCGATTCAACAA